The Tachypleus tridentatus isolate NWPU-2018 chromosome 5, ASM421037v1, whole genome shotgun sequence genome includes a window with the following:
- the LOC143250462 gene encoding uncharacterized protein LOC143250462, with translation MKVPSVMFISLTLLTVVNYVYGEESTLTSLLQANVTETGVQDIKIQTIQNETSVEVDGTTTTTVNDNNTEIVKEMENSTSVITNSDKKNMNASGTPDEEEVEMTSNGTRSENHPMTTTETTLIKKYNRGFNFHIEFSETSSANISTKTT, from the exons ATGAAGGTTCCTTCTGTTATGTttatcagtttaacattactgaccGTAGTGAATTATGTGTACGGAGAAGAATCCACATTGACGTCACTTTTACAGGCAAATGTCACTGAAACAGGAGTTCAggatattaaaatacaaacaattcaaaatgaaacttcagtAGAAGTTGATGGAACAACTACTACAACTGTCAATGATAATAACACTGAAATCGTCAAAGAAATGGAGAACTCGACATCTGTTATCACAAATTCAGATAAGAAAAATATG AATGCATCAGGAACACCTGACGAGGAAGAAGTAGAGATGACGTCGAACGGCACGAGATCTGAAAACCATCCAATGACGACAACGGAAAcgactttaataaaaaaatacaacagagGTTTTAACTTCCACATCGAGTTCTCAGAAACCAGTTCAGCCAACATCAGCACGAAAACCACCTGA